One genomic region from Serinus canaria isolate serCan28SL12 chromosome 7, serCan2020, whole genome shotgun sequence encodes:
- the INSIG2 gene encoding insulin-induced gene 2 protein, with product MAENDAMPTLPKKCGPYISSVTSRGMNLVIRGVVLFFIGVFLALVLNLLQIQRNVTLFPPDVITSIFSSAWWVPPCCGTASAVIGLLYPCMDRHLGEPHKFKREWSSVMRCVAVFVGINHASAKVDFANNIQLSLTLAALSIGLWWTFDRSRSGFGLGVGIAFLATLVSQLLVYNGVYQYTSPDFLYVRSWLPCIFFAGGITMGNIGRQLAMYECKVIAEKSHED from the exons ATGGCAGAAAATGATGCAATGCCAACCTTACCAAAAAAGTGTGGCCCATACATTTCATCTGTAACCAGTCGTGGCATGAATTTGGTAATTCGTGGTGTAGTGCTGTTTTTTATTGGTGTATTTCTTGCATTAGTATTAAACTTGCTTCAGATCCAGAGAAACGTTACTCTCTTCCCCCCTGATGTGATCACAAGCATCTTCTCCTCAGCTTGGTGGGTACCACCTTGCTGTGGCACAGCATCAG CTGTGATTGGGTTATTGTACCCCTGCATGGACAGACATCTGGGAGAGCCACATAAGTTCAAGAGAGAATGGTCCAGTGTCATGCGATGTGTAGCAGTCTTTGTGGGAATAAATCATGCCAGTGCT AAGGTGGATTTTGCCAACAATATCCAGCTGTCTCTCACGTTGGCAGCCCTCTCCATTGGGCTGTGGTGGACCTTTGACAGGTCACGAAGTGGCTTTGGTCTTGGAGTAGGAATTGCTTTCCTGGCCACGTTGGTGTCACAGCTTCTGGTGTACAATGGAGTTTATCA ATACACATCCCCAGACTTCCTCTATGTCCGCTCCTGGTTGCCATGTATATTTTTTGCTGGTGGAATAACAATGGGCAATATTGGCAGGCAGCTGGCAATG tatgAATGCAAAGTCATTGCAGAGAAGTCTCACGAGGACTGA